Below is a window of Fuerstiella sp. DNA.
CGAGCTGCACTGTTGACGGGTCTGCACCCCAGAAGGCAGCCCGAAAATCGGTGGTTGGCTGACGAGATGACGACATTGGCGGATGCCGCCCTGTCTGCGGGGTACCGAACATCACTCACCGGCAAGTGGCATTCGGGTTCATCTGCACCGGACCGGCCGACCGACCGAGGGTTCGAAGAATACTACGGAGTGGCGGATGGATCCTGCAATTTCTTCAATCCGGCTCAGCCTGATCCGGTGTTTTACAATGGAGGGCGTCAGAGGACGTTTCTTCACAATGAACAGCGGGTGACACAGTTTCCGTCGGATTACTACACCACTGATGCTTTTACCGATCATGCTGTCTCTTGCATCCGAAAATTTGCCGCCGGTGATGCACCGTTCTTCGTTCACGTTTGTTACACGGCTCCCCACTTTCCGCTGCATGCCCGACCGGAAGACATTGCCAAATACCACGGACGGTATGATGGCGGTTATTTTCGGATGCGAAATGAGCGTTACCGGCGACTGATCACTCAGGGCCTGATCGATCCGCAATGGAAGCTCTCTCCCTCTGAGATTTCGCAAAGTTTATATCGTTATGACTACCGGATCACCCCGTGGGAGAAAGTTCGGGACCTCCCGCGTGAATGCCGACGCATGGAGGTCTATGCGGCGATGGTCGACCGGCTTGATCAGGGGGTCGGCCGGATTCTGGGCACACTTACTGAGTTGGATGCAGAGGACAATACACTGGTCATGTTTCTGTCAGACAACGGCGGATGCGCTTCGTATCCGGGTTACTGGAACAACGACGAGCGATTGGCACGCGAGGCTTACAACACCAGTCTGCCAGGAGGTTCGAACACCTATGACTTCGTTGCACCAGGATGGGGATGGGCACAGTGTGCCCCGTTCCGTCGCTTCAAAGCCTGGACTTATGAAGGCGGCATTTCCACTCCCCTGATCGCTCGGTGGCCAAACGTGATCAAGGCAGGCACAATCACTCATCAGGTTGGTCACGTGGTCGACTTCATGCCTACGCTGGTCGAGCTGAGTTCTCCGAGAGAACAGGAAGAGGTTTCCATGCCTTCAACGGAGGGTCAAAGCCTGGTACCCGTACTTCATGGTCAGGTGAGAGAAGGACATGATTCACTGTGCTGGTATCTGTTTGGGAATCGTGCCATCCGTCAGGGACGCTGGAAGCTTGTGTGGGGAGCTCATGCCGGGACCTGGGAACTCTACGATATGAAGCTGGATCGTACGGAGACGAATGACTTGGCCCCGCAGTTTCCCGGCCGAGTGGACCAAATGCAGGCCACATGGCACGAATGGGCCCGGCGAACCTGTGTGTCCCCCGATAGCACTGATCTTTGACCCGTACGAGAATTTTGAGTTATTTTCTGCGGACGCTGCGACTCCTGATTCGAAATATTTCGCACCCGATTCGAGATGAATAATACGCTTTCGTTTCGGGTAAGGTTTGCCGACACCCGGTGTCAGTCTCTGTTGATTGAGACGACAGACGGGTTTTCGTGTTGTTTGTGTGACACCTTCCCCGGAGGAATACTGTGACTCCCGTGACCTGCCAAACTTCATCGTTGAATGGTCGGACAGGCCGTCGCTGTCCGGGACTCTGCTGGGTGTTAGCGTTAGCCTTCACAACGAATGTGTCCGCTGCGAACTGGCCGGCGTGGAGAGGGCCCCGGGGCGACGGGATCACCTCTGAGCAGTCGCTTCCGGTCCGCTGGAGTTCGACTCAGAACATCTTGTGGAGAACCCCCCTCCCCGCTGCCGGTAATTCGACTCCGATTGTGTGGGATGGTCGGGTGTTTGTGACCTGTCCGATCAAGGATGGAAAACTCCGCAGGCTGTTGTGCTTTGATCGTGCGACGGGTGCAGAACTTTGGAGATATGATGTTCCTTATGCTGAGGAAGAAACATGGCATCCGGACAATCCTTTCTGTACTGCATCACCTACCACCGATGGAGAAAGGGTTTATGCAAGTTTTGGTTCGGCAGGGATTATCGCCTGCAGTTTTGACGGAGAACTGGTTTGGCATCGTTCGCCGGGAAGGCTCGCACACGAGTTTGGTCTGGCCACAACGTGTGTGCTCTATCGGGATCTTCTGATCGTCTACCGAGGTCCTGGTGAGCCGACTCACATTATTGCTGTCGACAAACGCACGGGCCGGACAGTGTGGGATCGACCGGAGCGAGCAAAGAATCACGGAATGTTTGGTTCTTACAGTGTCCCGCTTATTGTTCCGGTTGGTGACCATGACGAGATGGTTCTGACGCTCCCTGACGAATTGAAAGCTTTCAATCCTCTTAACGGGAAACCGCTTTGGCGGTGTGCCGGGCTCGGCCCTGCGATTCATGCAATGCCGGCAGCCGGCGACGGGATTGTCTTTGGGTTAGGCGGTGTGCCTGGTGGAATACTGGCCGTGCGGACCGGCGGACTTGGTGATGTCACCGGAACACATCGGTTGTGGGAAGATCACGGCAATCAACGACGCATCGGTTCTGCAGTCTGCCACGGTGGATTCCTGTACGTGGCCGATGCCTCGGGGATTGCCCGTTGTCTTAACGCCAGGACAGGAGAAGTTGTCGCCAGGCGACGTCTGGCAGGGCGACTGTGGGGGTCTGTCGTGTTGAGTACCGATCGACTCTATTTCAGCAACACGGACGGTAACGTCTTCGTCCTCAGTGCGGATACCGACCTAAGACGCATTGCACACAATCGCATTGACGAAGAGATGAAGGCCTCTCTGGCTCCATCAGACGGGCAGTTGTTCATTCGAACCTGGGAACACCTGTACTGTATCGGCCAGCCGCAATGAATTTACTGAGGCGCCCGTGTTTTTGGCGGACTGAATCCGTTCCGTTGCTGCATTCCGGTTTCACATACATTGGAACCAGGCCGTGTCTGCTGTACAGAAATCCGGGTTGGTCAGGCGCTATACCAAATGTTTTTTTGTGGAAGGTGGGGCGGGCTGGTACAGGGAAATCAATGGCAGGACAACAGAATATCTGATGTAGTATTATAATCTTCTGCCGTATAAGGATTCACAGAAAGCCTGTACGAGGAAAGAAAAAATGCGAGTGATTCTGACCCTGCTGATGGTTCTGAACGGTTCCCTGATGGCTCAGGACAACTGGTCGCAGTTTCGCGGACCAACCACGGATGGTCATGCCCGTGGCAATCTGCCCCTGAGCTGGAATGAGGAAACCAACATCGCCTGGAAAACGAAGGTCCACGATCTGGGATGGTCGTCTCCGGTCATCTGGGAGAACCAGGTGTGGCTGACCACTGCGTTTAAAAGCGGACACCGACTGTTTGCTGTTTGCCTTGACAGAGAGTCGGGAAAGATCCTTCACGACCTTCATGTTTTTGATGTCAAGGAGCCTCAGCGTGTTGCCGCGATCAACTCCTACGCTTCACCCACGCCGGCTATTGAGAACAACAGGATTTACCTTCATTACGGCACCTACGGAACAGCCTGTCTTGATACTGCAACAGGCCGGACTGTCTGGACCCGGCGAGACCTGAAATGTGACCACGAGGAAGGTGCCGGACCGGGTGGTTCCATCGCGCTGTCAGGCGATCTGGTTGTCATCAATATGGACGGCAGGGATGTTCAGTACGTGATCGCTCTGGATAAGGCCACCGGAAAAGACGTCTGGAAAACGCCCCGTTCTGCCGACTACAGCGCTGTGCGGCCGAACCAGCGGAAATCCTATTGCACTCCTACGCTGATTCCCTGGAAAGACAGTCACCAGCTTGTCAGTCCCGGTGCCAAAGCAGTGATCTCCTACGATCTGAACACCGGAAAAGAACTTTGGAAGGTCAGGCACAGGGGCTGGTCGATCGCTCCTCGACCGGTTTTCGGACACGGGATGGCCTTTGTGATGATGGACCACGACCACCCTGAACTCTGGGCAATCCGCCCGGATGGAAAAGGTGATGTCACCGAAAGTCACATCATCTGGAAGCAGAAGAGGGGAATGTCAGCGAGATCTTCTCCTCTTTTGGTTGATGACCTCATTTTCGTAGTGAACCAGGAGGGAATCGCCAGCTGTCTTGATGCCAGGACGGGCGCCGTCGTCTGGAAAAACAGGCTCCCGGGGGATTATTCAGCGTCCCCGCTTTATGCCGGTGGACGCATCTATTTCTTTAATGAAGACTCTGTCTGCACCATCGTTCGGGCGGCCCGAAAATATGAAATTCTTGGAACGAGCTCGCTCGACGGCGAAACACTCATGGCGAGTCCTTCTGCGGCCGGAAATTCACTTTTTGTTCGTACTGAGCAACACCTGTACTGTATCGGGAAGCGACAGGTTGCCGATGCGTCCCGGAGTGAGAATTAAGTGAAACTCCGGAGACGTTGCCAGTTGAACTAAACGCGGGCACGCCCTGTTCAGGGGGGGCCTAACGTGTCGTTTCGGTCAGTTCCTGGTGTCGGGGCCGACTCGGAGCAGCCTGTCTTTCAAACAGGCAATAATTGATTGCTGCGAATCACCTGGGCAGATTCCGGACAAAACGGGGTGTGGCCGACACTGTGACTTGTGGCCGACACTGTGACTTGTGGCCGACACTGTGACTTGTGGCCGACACTGTGACGGGCATCGACATTCCAGCTTATCCAGGAAAAGTCAACGCACGTCCCTATCCTTTCGTTCCGGCGTTCGTCGGGCCGATTACCGACAGAGGGTTCGCTGCAACGATCGGTATTCTTTAGATCATCATTATCCGGGTGAACCAGTCGGAGAATGGAGTTACTGCAGAAAATCAACAACGGGGTTCTCGCAGAATAATTACGGGGTATCAGATGCAGCGGATCTAAAAAATATGGGTCTTCCAGTCAATGGTCTTTCCAGATCCCTCGATTTCTTACTCGTGCTCGTGCAGTCGCCTGATGGAGTTCGGCGGACAAGTCAGCCGGCAGTCCGAATTTCGTAACCAGCCGGGCATGACCCCTTTCTAGTAATTCTTTGTTGATCAATTCTCCATCAGGCAGGTAGATCCATGCCAAAGTGCGTCCGTAGCGGTCAACCCGTTCCGGTCCGTAACGCAGCCGGACGTCTGTGTCTTCGATTCGGCGGCGAAGCCATTCCAATGATTCCATTGCTCCGTCTTCTGAGGGATTGCCATTGTAGCCCAGTTCGGGGGCGTCGATTCCCAGTAATCGAATTCTGCGACCATCCCCGAGTTTGACTGTGTCGCCGTCAATCACACGTGTGACGTAAACCATTGACGATTGGGAAGCATCGAATTCGCTGTCGACAGAGTTTGGCAGTCGACAGATCAGCAATCCGACGAGAATGGCCGTGGCCAGGATGGCCGGGCTCGGTTTTCTGAATGGACGTGTCACCAGCGACCCTGTCAGCTTCCGTGATTGCCAGTCACCGGCGGATTCTGCCGACGACTTATGGTGAGTTATATCCCTTGAAGACGGAACAACACACTCTCTCCGTAATTTATGGACAGTCGGCACATTCCACTGCGGCAACGACCCGATATCGACGATTCTTGATTAGACCCGGTCTGTTTTCAGGACAACAGGGAACCTGCGAATTGCCGTTCGGTTCGGCCAATGCCGATACGAAGGATCACTAACATGATACGTGTCCATCTTTTCATCGGACTTCTGGTTTGTTCCGCTGTCACCGGCTGCGGAAGCATGCGTTCATGGAAATTACCGAATGGCCGACAAACAGTGGGACTCAGCAGCACGGAAGCAGATACACAGCCTCAGCGGGGCGGTCATGTCAGTTGGTTTGGTCGCTCCAAGTCAGAACCCGTCAAAGATTCGCTGGTTTTGGATGAATCCTCATTGTCCGCGGGATTTAAGAAGTCTCGTGGCGGATTCACCAGCAAGGGACTGAAGAATCCGGAATCAACGAATCTGGCTTTCGCTCGCTGGAAAGAAGACATGAGTCAGTATTCCGAAGCCAAAACCCGATACCAGGAGGTCCTGACTGTAAACCCGGATTGCCTGGCAGCAAGGCTGGGTATTGCACGTGTCGAACGAGAAACGGGCCGATTTGAACAGTGTTGTGATATTTTGACGGCGGCTCAGGAACAGTATCCCCAAGATCCAACGGTTATGCTGGAACTGGGACGAACCTACAACGAACGTGAAAAATGGGACCAGTCCATTCAGGCTTTTTCGAAGGCTGTGGACCTTGCTCCCGAGGATCAGACTGTCCGTTATGAGCTGGGTCTTGCACTTGCCAGTGCTGATCGGATGGAGCAGGCCCTCCCACATTTGAAGTTTGCGGTCGGAGATTCAGCAGCGTATTACAACATCGGATTTATTCTGCACGAACGCGGGCGTTCAGCCGAAGCACTGTCGTGGCTCGAACGTACCATGGATTCGCATCCTGACAAACGCACACGGCATAAAGCGGGTGAACTGCTTGCAGAACTGGACGCTACTCTGGATGTCGGCCCTGCACCCGACGGGGAAATGGATGCAACCACACCTGTTCCCGGGACAAAGTCGTTTGACACAACTGAAATTCGTGCAGCTTCAGGGCCGTCCGTTCCCTACGCCGGATTTCCTGAAGCAAACCGGCAGTCTGTTCGGGTTCAACCAGCAGTGAGTACGCAAAGCTCGCCG
It encodes the following:
- a CDS encoding arylsulfatase, producing MFRILIQATLLTLWFDATVQCADVSVATRPNVVLIMADDLGFSDLGCYGGEISTPHLDQLASDGLRFTQFYNCAVCVTTRAALLTGLHPRRQPENRWLADEMTTLADAALSAGYRTSLTGKWHSGSSAPDRPTDRGFEEYYGVADGSCNFFNPAQPDPVFYNGGRQRTFLHNEQRVTQFPSDYYTTDAFTDHAVSCIRKFAAGDAPFFVHVCYTAPHFPLHARPEDIAKYHGRYDGGYFRMRNERYRRLITQGLIDPQWKLSPSEISQSLYRYDYRITPWEKVRDLPRECRRMEVYAAMVDRLDQGVGRILGTLTELDAEDNTLVMFLSDNGGCASYPGYWNNDERLAREAYNTSLPGGSNTYDFVAPGWGWAQCAPFRRFKAWTYEGGISTPLIARWPNVIKAGTITHQVGHVVDFMPTLVELSSPREQEEVSMPSTEGQSLVPVLHGQVREGHDSLCWYLFGNRAIRQGRWKLVWGAHAGTWELYDMKLDRTETNDLAPQFPGRVDQMQATWHEWARRTCVSPDSTDL
- a CDS encoding PQQ-binding-like beta-propeller repeat protein, which gives rise to MLALAFTTNVSAANWPAWRGPRGDGITSEQSLPVRWSSTQNILWRTPLPAAGNSTPIVWDGRVFVTCPIKDGKLRRLLCFDRATGAELWRYDVPYAEEETWHPDNPFCTASPTTDGERVYASFGSAGIIACSFDGELVWHRSPGRLAHEFGLATTCVLYRDLLIVYRGPGEPTHIIAVDKRTGRTVWDRPERAKNHGMFGSYSVPLIVPVGDHDEMVLTLPDELKAFNPLNGKPLWRCAGLGPAIHAMPAAGDGIVFGLGGVPGGILAVRTGGLGDVTGTHRLWEDHGNQRRIGSAVCHGGFLYVADASGIARCLNARTGEVVARRRLAGRLWGSVVLSTDRLYFSNTDGNVFVLSADTDLRRIAHNRIDEEMKASLAPSDGQLFIRTWEHLYCIGQPQ
- a CDS encoding PQQ-binding-like beta-propeller repeat protein, with amino-acid sequence MRVILTLLMVLNGSLMAQDNWSQFRGPTTDGHARGNLPLSWNEETNIAWKTKVHDLGWSSPVIWENQVWLTTAFKSGHRLFAVCLDRESGKILHDLHVFDVKEPQRVAAINSYASPTPAIENNRIYLHYGTYGTACLDTATGRTVWTRRDLKCDHEEGAGPGGSIALSGDLVVINMDGRDVQYVIALDKATGKDVWKTPRSADYSAVRPNQRKSYCTPTLIPWKDSHQLVSPGAKAVISYDLNTGKELWKVRHRGWSIAPRPVFGHGMAFVMMDHDHPELWAIRPDGKGDVTESHIIWKQKRGMSARSSPLLVDDLIFVVNQEGIASCLDARTGAVVWKNRLPGDYSASPLYAGGRIYFFNEDSVCTIVRAARKYEILGTSSLDGETLMASPSAAGNSLFVRTEQHLYCIGKRQVADASRSEN
- a CDS encoding thermonuclease family protein — encoded protein: MTRPFRKPSPAILATAILVGLLICRLPNSVDSEFDASQSSMVYVTRVIDGDTVKLGDGRRIRLLGIDAPELGYNGNPSEDGAMESLEWLRRRIEDTDVRLRYGPERVDRYGRTLAWIYLPDGELINKELLERGHARLVTKFGLPADLSAELHQATARARVRNRGIWKDH
- a CDS encoding tetratricopeptide repeat protein, with product MIRVHLFIGLLVCSAVTGCGSMRSWKLPNGRQTVGLSSTEADTQPQRGGHVSWFGRSKSEPVKDSLVLDESSLSAGFKKSRGGFTSKGLKNPESTNLAFARWKEDMSQYSEAKTRYQEVLTVNPDCLAARLGIARVERETGRFEQCCDILTAAQEQYPQDPTVMLELGRTYNEREKWDQSIQAFSKAVDLAPEDQTVRYELGLALASADRMEQALPHLKFAVGDSAAYYNIGFILHERGRSAEALSWLERTMDSHPDKRTRHKAGELLAELDATLDVGPAPDGEMDATTPVPGTKSFDTTEIRAASGPSVPYAGFPEANRQSVRVQPAVSTQSSPVSSMAGTLSGAAAAYHPSAGLNSPAYNVPPKAPTSPPQWSGPARMQPAGSKPDFHEFSQP